Proteins encoded together in one Nitrospirota bacterium window:
- the moeB gene encoding molybdopterin-synthase adenylyltransferase MoeB, translating into MEFTEDQINRYSRHILLPEVGGKGQKKIAKAKILLVGVGGLGSPVALYLAAAGIGTIGLIDSDVVDLTNLHRQILHHTSDVGRPKVLSGKEKIQSLNPDVQVSMYEERLTAGNALKIISGYDVIIDGVDSFTAKFLINDACFFAGKPLVHGGILRFDGRVTTIVPKQSACYRCIFKTPPPPGLVASCQEAGVIGVLAGIIGTIQATEALKLILGIGHPLTNRFLDFDARKTQFREINVKRNPDCALCGAHPTITELFDDGDPFAGCAVRP; encoded by the coding sequence ATGGAATTTACTGAAGATCAGATAAACAGATACAGCCGGCATATTCTTTTGCCTGAGGTCGGTGGCAAGGGGCAGAAGAAGATTGCCAAGGCCAAGATTCTCCTGGTCGGCGTGGGAGGCCTTGGATCGCCGGTGGCGCTCTATCTGGCTGCAGCCGGTATCGGCACCATCGGCCTCATCGATAGCGATGTCGTAGACCTGACCAATCTTCACCGACAGATTCTTCACCATACATCGGACGTAGGCCGCCCCAAGGTCCTCTCGGGGAAAGAAAAGATCCAATCGTTGAATCCTGACGTGCAGGTCTCGATGTACGAAGAACGGCTGACCGCCGGCAATGCGCTGAAGATCATCAGCGGGTATGATGTCATCATTGACGGGGTCGATAGCTTCACAGCTAAGTTCCTGATCAACGATGCGTGTTTCTTCGCCGGCAAGCCGTTAGTCCACGGCGGCATCCTGCGTTTCGATGGCCGCGTGACGACCATTGTGCCAAAGCAATCCGCCTGTTATCGTTGTATCTTCAAGACTCCGCCGCCGCCCGGGCTGGTTGCCTCCTGCCAGGAGGCGGGGGTGATCGGCGTGTTAGCGGGCATCATTGGAACGATCCAGGCGACTGAGGCCTTGAAACTCATTCTGGGTATCGGCCATCCTCTCACCAATCGATTCCTGGATTTTGATGCGCGCAAGACACAGTTCAGAGAAATCAACGTGAAGCGCAATCCTGACTGCGCGCTCTGCGGAGCGCACCCGACGATTACTGAATTGTTTGATGACGGCGATCCGTTTGCCGGCTGTGCCGTCCGGCCGTAG
- the cysK gene encoding cysteine synthase A — protein sequence MTLHKDITELIGRTPLVRLNRLSPAGGATIYGKVEFFNPGGSVKDRICLNMINEAERLGKLQPGGTIVEPTSGNTGIGLALVAAVRGYKLILVMPESMSMERASLLSSYGAQLVLTPAWEGMKGSIREAESLIAQNPSYFMPDQFSNPANPAMHKKTTALEILDSLDGQIDAFVAAVGTGGTITGCGELFKEKNPSVKVIAVEPAGSPVLSGGDPGPHKIQGIGAGFIPKVLNRSILDRVMTVTDDEAYQTAKQLSKKEGLLVGISAGANVFAAQKVAQELGPGKNVVTILCDTGERYLSIEKYFNI from the coding sequence ATGACCCTGCACAAAGACATCACCGAACTTATCGGGCGTACTCCCCTCGTTCGCCTGAATCGATTGTCGCCTGCCGGCGGGGCGACAATCTACGGGAAAGTCGAATTCTTCAATCCTGGTGGTAGTGTCAAGGATCGAATCTGCCTGAACATGATCAACGAAGCGGAACGACTGGGAAAGCTGCAGCCGGGCGGTACAATCGTCGAACCGACCAGCGGAAACACCGGGATCGGACTGGCATTGGTGGCTGCGGTCCGAGGCTATAAGCTGATCCTCGTGATGCCAGAGAGCATGAGCATGGAACGGGCGAGTCTTTTGTCCTCTTACGGCGCTCAGCTTGTCTTAACACCTGCTTGGGAAGGCATGAAGGGTTCGATCCGCGAGGCGGAGAGCCTCATCGCACAAAATCCGTCGTACTTTATGCCGGATCAGTTTTCCAATCCGGCCAATCCAGCCATGCATAAGAAGACCACGGCGCTTGAGATTCTCGACTCGCTCGATGGACAGATCGACGCGTTCGTGGCGGCGGTCGGTACGGGCGGAACCATTACCGGATGTGGGGAATTGTTCAAAGAAAAGAATCCCTCTGTAAAAGTGATTGCGGTTGAACCGGCCGGATCGCCTGTCTTATCAGGTGGAGACCCAGGGCCCCATAAGATTCAGGGCATCGGAGCGGGGTTCATTCCGAAAGTATTGAACCGGTCTATTCTCGATCGTGTCATGACGGTGACCGACGACGAGGCCTATCAAACGGCCAAGCAGCTTTCGAAGAAGGAAGGTCTCCTGGTGGGAATTTCCGCTGGAGCCAACGTATTCGCTGCACAGAAAGTGGCCCAAGAACTTGGGCCAGGTAAGAACGTGGTCACGATCTTATGCGACACAGGCGAGCGGTATCTCAGTATAGAAAAGTATTTTAACATTTGA
- the thiS gene encoding sulfur carrier protein ThiS, whose amino-acid sequence MQVKINGKAEEISGGSVLDLLQAKKIEPQMVAVEVNDTMVDRDHLATTHLNEGDRVEFLFYMGGGR is encoded by the coding sequence ATGCAGGTCAAAATCAATGGCAAGGCAGAAGAGATTTCAGGGGGGTCGGTCCTCGACCTGCTCCAAGCCAAGAAGATTGAACCGCAAATGGTTGCGGTTGAAGTCAACGATACCATGGTAGACCGGGATCATCTTGCCACGACCCACCTGAACGAGGGCGATCGGGTCGAGTTCTTGTTTTATATGGGAGGTGGACGGTGA
- a CDS encoding ATP-dependent Clp protease adaptor ClpS, which produces MAGTKTPFAPPVPTESTSVDTGAQVDARVVVFNCECHTYDQVITLFCQHIPGMNATKAFELAWKIDHDGEAVVFEGTLAQAEEIAGKLAGGGLRVAVQ; this is translated from the coding sequence ATGGCTGGCACAAAAACACCCTTCGCACCCCCTGTCCCGACAGAGAGCACCAGTGTCGACACTGGTGCTCAAGTCGACGCGCGGGTGGTTGTGTTCAACTGCGAGTGCCATACCTACGACCAGGTAATTACGCTCTTTTGCCAACACATTCCAGGCATGAACGCCACGAAGGCCTTTGAGCTGGCATGGAAGATCGACCATGATGGAGAAGCCGTCGTGTTCGAAGGAACACTGGCACAGGCGGAAGAGATCGCAGGGAAACTGGCGGGAGGGGGGCTGCGAGTGGCAGTGCAATAA
- the cax gene encoding calcium/proton exchanger: MRYLFTSWLDFLLIFVPVTVVLEVLRADPLLVFVSAGLAIIPLAGLLGRATEHLTTHVGAGVGALLNASLGNAAELIIALVALREGLHDVVKASLTGSIIGNILLVLGVSMFAGGIKYERQKFNQTAAGMGASLLLLAAVGLIIPALFHFTASDRGAAAEKDLSLVISLILFIIYALSLLFTLRTHRHLFAGDSHSASDLGEQPWSKRASVTVLTVVTCLVALMSEMLISALEPAAHRLGLTQVFVGVILVALVGNAAEHSTAVMVAVKNKMDLAYGIAVGSSLQIALLVAPLLVFASYLFGAPLDLIFTPFEVAAVTMSVLVVGFVAMDGESNWMEGAMLVGVYLMLAIAFFFLPA, encoded by the coding sequence GTGCGATATCTCTTCACGTCGTGGCTTGATTTCCTGCTCATCTTTGTTCCTGTGACCGTCGTGCTCGAAGTCCTGCGAGCCGATCCACTGCTGGTCTTTGTATCAGCTGGACTTGCCATTATTCCGCTGGCGGGCCTGTTGGGGCGGGCCACAGAACATTTGACAACCCATGTCGGCGCCGGCGTTGGCGCGTTGCTCAATGCCTCGCTCGGTAATGCCGCGGAATTGATTATTGCACTGGTGGCCCTCCGCGAGGGCCTTCACGATGTTGTGAAAGCTTCTCTTACCGGCTCGATCATCGGTAACATATTACTCGTACTCGGAGTCTCGATGTTTGCCGGTGGAATAAAATACGAGCGGCAGAAGTTTAATCAAACCGCGGCCGGGATGGGCGCCAGTCTTTTGCTTCTCGCTGCCGTGGGGCTCATCATTCCTGCTCTTTTTCATTTCACTGCCTCCGATCGAGGCGCTGCGGCCGAGAAGGATTTAAGCCTAGTAATATCATTAATATTATTCATTATTTACGCGCTAAGCCTCTTGTTTACCTTGAGGACTCATCGGCATCTTTTTGCCGGAGATTCTCATAGTGCCTCGGACCTCGGGGAGCAGCCCTGGAGCAAGCGCGCTTCGGTTACTGTGCTGACGGTGGTGACCTGTCTTGTGGCCCTGATGAGCGAAATGCTGATCAGCGCGCTTGAGCCTGCTGCCCATCGACTCGGGCTGACGCAAGTCTTCGTCGGGGTCATTCTCGTCGCCCTGGTCGGCAATGCGGCAGAACATTCCACGGCGGTGATGGTGGCGGTAAAAAACAAGATGGACCTCGCCTATGGTATTGCCGTGGGATCTAGCCTGCAGATTGCATTGCTCGTTGCACCGTTGCTTGTCTTTGCCAGTTATCTATTCGGGGCGCCATTGGATTTGATCTTCACGCCATTCGAAGTGGCTGCTGTGACGATGTCAGTTTTGGTTGTAGGGTTCGTGGCAATGGACGGAGAATCGAACTGGATGGAAGGTGCAATGTTGGTCGGGGTCTACCTGATGCTGGCTATTGCCTTTTTCTTCCTGCCGGCCTAG